One Pseudoalteromonas sp. UG3-2 DNA window includes the following coding sequences:
- a CDS encoding acetyl/propionyl/methylcrotonyl-CoA carboxylase subunit alpha codes for MLTKILIANRGEIACRVMRTAKKMGLTTVAVYSDADSNAMHVKAADEAYHIGPAPSKDSYLVADKILDVAKAAGADCIHPGYGFLSENETFARACEQAGIAFIGPLASSIEAMGSKTRAKEIMHAANVPLVPGYYGDKQDDDFLQAEADKIGYPVLIKAAYGGGGKGMRVVRESHEFMAALNGAKREAAASFGNDLVLLERFVDSPRHVEVQVFADNHGNCIYLGDRDCSLQRRHQKVIEEAPAPGLSDELRKAMGEAAVRCAQAIDYRGAGTVEFLLCGEEFFFMEMNTRLQVEHPVTEMVTGVDLVELQLRVAAGEALPLTQQQVSLTGHSFEARIYAEDPEQNFMPFSGTLSHLSFPKAQHGIRIDTGVQQGDEISPFYDPMIAKLIVHSASREQALMKLGASLEQVHLAGLKSNIAFLHHLAGHPTFQAGAPDTHFIDTQTETLTASFVPEQKMLLLACAAYLSHAQPQRNSVWGNLGFRLNQTAKVDIPLSEHKASAYASKQGWKVALDEQIHELHGELDGSQLQVVIDGVRMTADVVITDNEITVMYGPYQAQFERQSKHYISDHEHDAAPLSAPLNGTVVKHLLTVGSSVSKGDAVVVIEAMKMEYTLNAPFDGTLTSYCFAEGELVSHGDMLAIVEESE; via the coding sequence ATGCTAACTAAAATTCTAATCGCAAACCGGGGTGAAATAGCCTGCCGCGTGATGCGCACAGCAAAAAAAATGGGATTGACTACTGTTGCCGTCTATTCCGACGCCGACAGCAATGCCATGCACGTCAAGGCAGCTGATGAAGCCTACCATATTGGTCCGGCACCAAGTAAAGACTCGTATTTGGTCGCCGATAAAATTCTCGACGTCGCCAAAGCCGCAGGAGCAGACTGCATTCACCCAGGTTATGGTTTTTTGTCAGAGAATGAAACCTTTGCCAGAGCCTGTGAGCAAGCCGGTATTGCCTTTATTGGTCCATTGGCCAGCTCCATTGAAGCCATGGGCTCTAAAACGCGCGCTAAAGAGATCATGCACGCGGCGAACGTGCCACTGGTCCCAGGTTATTATGGCGATAAGCAAGACGATGACTTCTTACAAGCCGAAGCCGACAAGATTGGTTACCCGGTGTTAATTAAAGCCGCCTACGGTGGCGGTGGTAAAGGCATGCGTGTGGTGCGTGAAAGCCACGAGTTTATGGCGGCATTAAACGGTGCTAAACGCGAAGCGGCAGCCAGCTTTGGCAATGACCTAGTGTTGCTGGAGCGATTTGTTGATTCGCCACGTCACGTGGAAGTACAAGTATTTGCTGACAACCATGGTAACTGTATTTACCTCGGTGATAGAGACTGCTCTTTGCAACGTCGTCACCAAAAAGTGATTGAAGAAGCCCCAGCTCCTGGTTTAAGCGATGAATTGCGCAAAGCCATGGGTGAAGCCGCGGTTCGCTGTGCTCAAGCCATTGATTACCGTGGAGCCGGCACGGTTGAGTTCCTCTTGTGTGGTGAAGAGTTTTTCTTTATGGAGATGAACACGCGACTGCAAGTAGAACACCCTGTTACAGAAATGGTCACCGGCGTTGATTTAGTGGAGTTACAACTGCGGGTAGCTGCCGGTGAAGCACTTCCTTTGACGCAGCAACAAGTGAGCCTAACGGGCCATAGCTTTGAAGCGCGTATTTACGCTGAGGATCCAGAGCAAAACTTTATGCCCTTTTCTGGTACCCTTAGCCACTTGAGCTTTCCCAAAGCACAACACGGTATTCGCATCGACACTGGGGTACAACAAGGCGATGAAATCAGCCCCTTTTATGACCCTATGATTGCTAAGCTCATCGTCCATAGCGCTTCTCGTGAGCAGGCCCTGATGAAGCTCGGTGCCAGTTTAGAGCAAGTGCATCTAGCTGGGCTTAAGTCTAACATTGCGTTTTTGCATCACTTAGCAGGTCACCCTACCTTCCAAGCCGGTGCACCGGATACGCACTTTATCGATACCCAAACAGAAACCTTAACCGCCTCTTTCGTTCCTGAACAAAAGATGTTGCTGTTGGCCTGTGCCGCTTATTTAAGTCATGCCCAACCTCAGCGTAACTCGGTATGGGGTAACCTTGGCTTTCGCCTTAACCAAACGGCGAAAGTCGACATTCCTTTGAGTGAACACAAAGCCAGCGCGTATGCCAGCAAACAAGGCTGGAAAGTGGCGTTAGACGAGCAAATTCATGAGTTGCATGGCGAGCTTGATGGCTCACAATTACAGGTCGTTATCGATGGCGTGCGAATGACCGCGGATGTGGTTATCACGGATAATGAGATAACGGTCATGTACGGCCCTTACCAAGCGCAATTTGAACGTCAGTCCAAGCATTATATCAGTGACCATGAACACGATGCCGCGCCTTTATCTGCGCCGCTTAATGGCACTGTGGTTAAACACCTACTGACTGTCGGGAGCTCAGTGAGCAAAGGCGATGCGGTAGTAGTGATTGAAGCCATGAAAATGGAATACACGCTGAACGCACCTTTTGATGGTACCTTAACAAGCTATTGCTTTGCTGAAGGTGAACTGGTAAGCCACGGTGATATGCTTGCCATTGTTGAGGAGAGCGAGTAA
- a CDS encoding DUF294 nucleotidyltransferase-like domain-containing protein, with amino-acid sequence MEVEHQEIANFLAAYPPFSELPIDALNRLAGSVEVSYYRSGSQILEYGQTITNLHVIRSGAVEMFRRSGELYHRISAGGIFGHRGLLMNRRVRFGAKTLEDTLVYCIPVAIFDEYCGEFEFFADYFEADDNTRLKMTVSEHADSNDMTTAKVKKLILRDVVYADRNSTVQQAAQIMAKEQVSSLLIFDPDKPIMEDPEEDDAQVVGLISDRDLRSKVVAEGLPYDTPVADIMTTDIMIVDSNAYVFEAMMIMLRDSVHHLPIVHKRKPIGMLALSDILRYESQSSLLFVRGLMEQQSVEDLASYSKHLTAIFTRMVNEDANSHMIGSAMSIIGKTFKHKLLELAEAKLGPPPIPYCFIALGSMARDEQLIVTDQDNALILDDSYHPNKHGVYFEQLAKFVCDGLANCGYKYCDGGIMASNPTWRMTYSQWQEQFNDWIEKPNPEALLNSSIFFDLEGVWGEIKWAQDLTAFISKKAQKTPGFLAAMAHNALRRTPPLGFFNGFVLEQDGQHKRSMNIKRRGTAPLSDLVRVHALAVGSRKQNSFERLEDIQEANILPKGKVQDLQAALEYIAIMRIRHQAWQLEQGEKPDNSLPPETLSEFEQRNLKEAFGVLDKAQSFLKFRYQNKSKMK; translated from the coding sequence ATGGAAGTTGAACATCAAGAAATCGCCAATTTCTTAGCCGCCTATCCACCGTTTTCTGAATTACCAATCGATGCACTTAATCGCTTGGCTGGCAGCGTTGAGGTGAGCTATTACCGCTCTGGTAGTCAGATTCTAGAATACGGTCAAACCATTACCAACCTACATGTTATCCGCTCTGGTGCCGTGGAGATGTTTCGTCGCTCGGGTGAGTTATATCACCGTATTTCGGCAGGAGGCATTTTTGGCCATCGTGGTTTATTGATGAATCGCCGAGTCCGCTTTGGAGCAAAAACCTTAGAAGACACCTTGGTATACTGTATTCCCGTTGCCATTTTCGATGAGTACTGTGGTGAGTTTGAGTTTTTCGCCGATTACTTTGAAGCGGATGATAATACTCGGTTGAAGATGACGGTGTCGGAGCATGCTGACAGTAACGACATGACCACCGCGAAGGTGAAAAAGCTTATCCTGCGCGATGTTGTGTATGCCGACCGCAATAGCACAGTGCAACAAGCTGCACAGATCATGGCAAAGGAGCAAGTATCTTCGTTATTAATTTTTGATCCCGATAAACCCATTATGGAAGACCCAGAAGAAGACGACGCTCAGGTTGTGGGGTTAATAAGCGACCGAGACCTGCGCTCGAAAGTGGTCGCTGAGGGGCTTCCTTATGATACCCCTGTGGCCGATATCATGACCACGGACATTATGATCGTGGATTCCAACGCGTATGTCTTTGAGGCAATGATGATTATGCTCAGGGACAGTGTACATCATCTGCCTATCGTACATAAACGCAAACCCATTGGTATGTTGGCGCTGTCAGATATCTTGCGTTATGAATCACAAAGTAGCTTATTGTTTGTTCGTGGCTTGATGGAGCAACAAAGCGTAGAAGACCTAGCCAGCTATTCTAAGCACCTAACTGCTATTTTTACTCGCATGGTAAATGAAGACGCCAACTCCCACATGATTGGCTCTGCCATGTCGATTATTGGCAAAACCTTTAAACATAAATTGCTGGAGCTGGCCGAGGCGAAACTGGGTCCGCCACCCATTCCATATTGCTTTATTGCCTTGGGCTCAATGGCCAGAGATGAACAATTAATTGTCACCGATCAAGACAATGCGCTGATCTTAGACGACAGTTATCACCCCAATAAACACGGTGTTTATTTTGAACAACTGGCTAAGTTTGTCTGTGATGGACTCGCAAATTGTGGCTATAAATATTGCGATGGCGGCATTATGGCCAGCAACCCAACGTGGCGCATGACTTACAGCCAGTGGCAAGAGCAGTTTAATGATTGGATAGAAAAGCCCAACCCAGAAGCCTTGTTAAATAGCTCGATTTTCTTTGATCTGGAGGGCGTCTGGGGAGAAATAAAGTGGGCACAAGACTTAACCGCCTTTATTAGTAAAAAAGCACAGAAAACCCCCGGATTTTTAGCGGCCATGGCGCACAACGCGCTTCGCCGCACACCGCCTCTGGGATTTTTTAATGGCTTTGTGTTAGAGCAAGATGGCCAACATAAGCGTTCGATGAATATTAAGAGACGCGGCACTGCGCCACTGAGCGATTTGGTGCGTGTTCATGCACTGGCGGTTGGTTCTCGTAAGCAAAATTCTTTTGAACGCTTAGAAGACATTCAAGAAGCCAACATATTACCGAAAGGCAAAGTGCAAGACCTGCAAGCGGCGCTAGAGTACATTGCTATTATGCGCATTCGTCATCAAGCGTGGCAACTCGAGCAGGGGGAAAAGCCTGATAACAGCCTACCACCTGAAACCTTGTCTGAGTTCGAGCAGCGTAACTTAAAAGAGGCGTTTGGCGTACTTGATAAAGCACAAAGCTTTTTAAAATTCAGATACCAAAACAAGTCAAAGATGAAATAA
- a CDS encoding 3'-5' exonuclease — translation MQGNIASWQSRFKRLANTSKDKRLSAFYQQGVVDPFGTLAESEFVALDFETTGLDPEKDDIVSVGIVPFDLRRIRCAEAKHWLVKPSCPLAEESVVLHRITHSQIAQAPDLEQVLEEILTALTGKVIVVHYQFIEKSFFHAALMARIGEGIEFPVIDTMVVEQKAINNHRSWLERLTRKPIPSLRLADCRIRYGLPYYQPHHALSDALATAELLQAQAQHDLSPETMIKDIWS, via the coding sequence ATGCAAGGTAATATAGCGTCATGGCAAAGCCGTTTTAAACGTTTAGCAAACACATCAAAAGATAAGCGCCTAAGCGCGTTTTATCAACAAGGTGTGGTTGACCCATTTGGCACCTTAGCCGAAAGCGAATTTGTCGCGCTCGACTTTGAAACCACAGGGCTCGACCCAGAAAAAGATGACATTGTTAGCGTCGGTATTGTGCCGTTTGATTTACGGCGTATTCGTTGCGCCGAAGCCAAACACTGGCTGGTGAAGCCGAGCTGCCCACTTGCCGAAGAGTCGGTGGTATTACATCGCATTACTCATTCGCAAATTGCACAAGCGCCTGATCTAGAACAAGTGTTAGAGGAAATTTTAACCGCTTTAACTGGCAAAGTGATTGTGGTGCATTATCAGTTTATTGAAAAATCTTTCTTTCACGCGGCGTTAATGGCGAGAATAGGAGAGGGGATTGAGTTTCCAGTGATTGATACCATGGTGGTAGAGCAAAAAGCCATTAATAACCATCGCAGTTGGCTTGAGAGGCTGACGAGAAAGCCCATACCCTCACTGCGGCTTGCCGATTGCCGTATTCGATATGGTTTGCCCTATTATCAACCTCACCATGCACTGTCTGATGCCTTAGCAACGGCCGAGCTGTTGCAAGCGCAAGCTCAACATGATTTATCACCCGAGACCATGATAAAAGATATTTGGAGTTAG
- a CDS encoding enoyl-CoA hydratase-related protein, whose protein sequence is MPVTLTITKTKVAILELSRPEKHNAFNAEVIAELIKNIEYAGTLDVRALVLKTQGKHFSAGADLAWMKSMAANDYDENVADSMELAKLMQVLAECPHPTLCLVQGAAFGGALGLIACCDIAIAQPSAKFCLSEVKLGLIPAVISPYVIKAIGERQARRYFLTAEVFDGEKAQALGLVHELSDDLEQAEADFIATILNNGPAAVKSAKALISEVAGNDIDAPLIAHTAERIAQIRVSEEGQEGLSAFFDKRAPAWQHTASE, encoded by the coding sequence ATGCCAGTCACTTTAACCATAACAAAAACCAAAGTGGCGATTTTAGAGCTAAGTCGCCCAGAAAAACACAACGCCTTCAACGCTGAGGTGATTGCTGAGTTAATTAAAAACATTGAGTATGCCGGCACCTTGGATGTCCGGGCATTAGTATTAAAAACCCAAGGTAAGCACTTTTCAGCTGGCGCCGATCTGGCTTGGATGAAATCCATGGCCGCTAACGACTATGATGAAAACGTCGCCGATTCCATGGAACTTGCAAAACTAATGCAAGTATTGGCTGAGTGCCCTCACCCAACCTTGTGTCTTGTTCAAGGTGCAGCGTTTGGCGGCGCATTAGGCCTTATTGCCTGTTGCGATATTGCCATTGCACAGCCAAGTGCTAAGTTTTGCTTGAGTGAAGTTAAGCTAGGCCTTATCCCGGCGGTGATCAGTCCCTATGTTATTAAAGCCATTGGTGAGCGCCAAGCGCGTCGTTACTTCTTAACCGCAGAAGTATTCGATGGCGAAAAAGCACAAGCGCTGGGCTTGGTTCATGAACTCAGCGACGACCTTGAGCAAGCCGAGGCGGATTTTATCGCCACCATTTTAAACAATGGTCCTGCGGCAGTAAAAAGTGCCAAAGCGCTTATTTCAGAGGTGGCTGGCAACGACATCGATGCCCCTCTTATTGCCCATACCGCTGAGCGCATTGCACAGATCCGCGTTAGTGAAGAAGGCCAAGAGGGCCTCAGTGCCTTTTTTGACAAACGCGCACCGGCTTGGCAACACACTGCCAGCGAATAG
- a CDS encoding BCCT family transporter translates to MGNNHDKYSIDNTDYTVGQDNVQKWGFDVHNPVFGVSAGLILAFLVAVLLVDSEVAKSTLDGIKWDIIGSFDALFMWSGNLFVIFCLILVVSPFGKIRLGGASAKPSYSTMSWLAMLFAAGMGIGLMFWGVAEPVAYYTGWYETPLNVTANTPEAAKMAMGATMYHWGLHPWAIYAVVALSLAFFAYNKGLPLSIRSIFYPLLGDRAWGWPGHVIDILAVLATLFGLATSLGLGAQQAGAGIEHVFGLEAGLGMEIGVIIGVTALAIISVVRGIDGGVKLLSNTNMIIAFVLLVFVGAVGLAVALGNIPTTIMAYVENIIPLSNPHGREDEAWFQGWTVFYWAWWISWSPFVGMFIARVSEGRTIREFITAVLLIPTAVTVIWMSIYGGLAIDQVKNGVGALGTDGLTEVPLAMFQMFEALPLSNVLSVIAIVLVLVFFITSSDSGSLVIDSITAGGKIDAPVPQRVFWASVEGAIAAALLWIGGKEAIEALQAGAISTGLPFTFVLLLMCVSLILGLRTEPKTGY, encoded by the coding sequence ATGGGCAATAACCACGATAAGTACAGCATCGACAATACCGACTACACGGTTGGACAAGATAACGTCCAAAAGTGGGGCTTTGACGTACATAACCCGGTGTTTGGCGTCAGTGCCGGTCTGATCTTGGCGTTTCTAGTCGCCGTATTACTCGTTGACTCTGAAGTCGCAAAGTCCACCCTAGATGGCATCAAGTGGGATATCATTGGCTCATTTGACGCGCTATTTATGTGGTCTGGCAATTTATTTGTTATTTTCTGCTTAATTTTGGTGGTGTCACCATTTGGTAAAATTCGCCTCGGTGGAGCCAGTGCCAAACCGAGCTACTCCACCATGTCTTGGCTTGCCATGTTATTTGCCGCGGGTATGGGTATCGGACTCATGTTTTGGGGCGTGGCTGAGCCTGTGGCTTACTATACTGGGTGGTATGAAACGCCCTTAAATGTCACTGCAAACACGCCTGAAGCCGCGAAAATGGCGATGGGTGCAACCATGTACCATTGGGGACTGCACCCTTGGGCAATTTATGCTGTAGTGGCTTTATCACTAGCATTTTTTGCTTATAACAAAGGCTTGCCACTGTCTATTCGCTCTATTTTCTACCCCCTTCTTGGTGACCGCGCCTGGGGTTGGCCTGGCCACGTCATAGACATTCTTGCCGTGCTTGCGACTTTATTTGGCCTTGCCACTTCACTTGGTTTAGGTGCGCAGCAGGCAGGTGCCGGTATTGAGCATGTGTTTGGACTGGAAGCCGGTCTTGGCATGGAAATAGGCGTGATTATCGGTGTCACGGCACTGGCTATTATTTCCGTTGTGCGTGGCATTGACGGTGGTGTTAAATTGCTGAGTAACACCAACATGATTATTGCATTCGTGTTGTTAGTGTTTGTTGGTGCCGTTGGTCTTGCCGTTGCGTTAGGTAACATCCCAACCACCATTATGGCTTACGTGGAAAACATCATTCCACTGAGTAATCCGCATGGTCGTGAAGATGAAGCCTGGTTCCAAGGTTGGACTGTATTCTACTGGGCATGGTGGATTTCTTGGTCACCGTTCGTGGGCATGTTCATCGCACGTGTTTCTGAGGGTCGTACTATCCGTGAATTCATCACTGCCGTACTGCTGATCCCAACTGCGGTAACCGTGATTTGGATGTCTATCTACGGTGGTTTAGCCATTGACCAAGTTAAAAATGGTGTTGGAGCATTAGGCACAGATGGCTTAACAGAAGTACCACTGGCGATGTTCCAGATGTTTGAAGCTTTACCTCTTAGCAATGTCTTGTCAGTAATAGCCATTGTATTGGTGTTGGTGTTCTTCATCACATCCTCAGATTCAGGATCATTGGTGATTGATAGCATCACCGCAGGCGGTAAAATTGATGCCCCAGTACCACAACGTGTATTTTGGGCAAGTGTTGAGGGCGCCATTGCCGCCGCGCTACTTTGGATTGGTGGTAAAGAAGCCATCGAGGCACTGCAAGCTGGGGCTATTTCAACTGGTCTGCCCTTCACTTTTGTATTGCTGCTAATGTGCGTGAGTTTAATCTTAGGCTTACGTACTGAGCCGAAAACAGGGTATTAA
- a CDS encoding 3-oxoacid CoA-transferase subunit B produces MALNREQIAMRVAQELQDGYYVNLGIGIPTLVANYVPQGIEVMLQSENGLLGMGPYPSADQVDADMINAGKETVTAATGAAIFNSAESFAMIRGGHVDLTVLGAFEVDQQGNIASWMIPKKLIKGMGGAMDLVAGARNIVVTMTHASKHGDSKLLESCTLPLTGVNCVKKIVTDLAVLEVKDGAFHLLERAPGVSVDEIISKTAGKLIVDGDIPEMQLDAV; encoded by the coding sequence ATGGCGTTAAATCGTGAACAAATTGCAATGCGCGTGGCGCAGGAACTGCAAGACGGCTATTACGTAAACTTAGGTATTGGTATTCCAACCCTAGTGGCTAATTATGTTCCGCAAGGCATTGAAGTCATGCTGCAATCCGAAAATGGTTTACTCGGCATGGGACCATACCCAAGCGCAGATCAAGTGGATGCGGATATGATTAACGCGGGTAAAGAAACCGTGACAGCAGCCACAGGTGCCGCTATTTTTAATAGTGCTGAAAGTTTTGCCATGATCCGTGGTGGTCATGTAGACTTAACAGTATTAGGTGCATTTGAAGTGGATCAACAAGGCAACATTGCTTCTTGGATGATCCCGAAAAAATTAATCAAAGGCATGGGCGGGGCAATGGATTTAGTTGCCGGTGCGCGCAACATCGTGGTCACCATGACCCATGCCAGCAAACATGGCGACTCGAAACTGTTAGAGTCATGCACGTTGCCGCTTACAGGGGTAAATTGTGTTAAAAAAATAGTCACTGACTTAGCCGTGTTAGAAGTAAAAGATGGCGCATTCCATTTGCTAGAGCGCGCCCCTGGTGTTAGTGTTGATGAAATAATCAGCAAAACCGCCGGCAAGCTCATCGTTGACGGAGACATTCCCGAGATGCAGCTAGACGCAGTGTAA
- a CDS encoding CoA transferase subunit A: protein MAGFDKVVSSYDEAMAGLKDGDTVIAGGFGLCGIPEGLIAEIQKMQTKDLTVVSNNCGVDDFGLGILLKDRQIKKIIASYVGENALFEQQLLDGIIDVELTPQGTLAEKMRAGGAGIPGFYTATGYGTPVAEGKEVKEFDGRPYILEESITGEFAIVKAWKADRYGNLVFRHTAMNFNPMAATAGKITVAEVEEIVEPGELEPSQIHTPGIYVNRVIKGSFEKRIERVTTRN from the coding sequence ATGGCCGGTTTCGATAAAGTCGTATCGAGTTACGATGAGGCAATGGCAGGGCTAAAAGATGGCGATACCGTGATTGCCGGTGGCTTTGGCTTATGTGGTATCCCTGAAGGCTTGATCGCTGAAATACAAAAAATGCAAACCAAAGACCTTACCGTGGTTTCCAACAACTGTGGCGTTGACGACTTTGGCCTTGGGATCTTACTTAAAGACCGTCAGATCAAAAAAATTATTGCTTCGTATGTGGGTGAAAATGCCCTATTCGAGCAACAGTTACTGGATGGCATCATTGATGTTGAGCTCACACCGCAAGGCACCTTAGCAGAGAAAATGCGTGCCGGTGGTGCCGGTATCCCAGGTTTTTATACTGCCACAGGGTACGGTACACCAGTGGCTGAGGGTAAAGAGGTAAAAGAGTTCGATGGTCGCCCGTATATTTTAGAGGAGTCTATCACCGGCGAGTTTGCCATTGTTAAAGCGTGGAAAGCCGATCGCTATGGCAACCTAGTGTTCCGTCATACTGCCATGAACTTTAACCCAATGGCGGCGACGGCAGGTAAAATCACCGTTGCTGAGGTAGAAGAAATTGTCGAACCTGGTGAGCTTGAGCCAAGCCAAATTCATACCCCAGGGATTTATGTCAACCGCGTGATCAAAGGCAGCTTTGAAAAGCGCATTGAACGTGTTACTACGCGCAACTAG
- a CDS encoding hydroxymethylglutaryl-CoA lyase, whose product MADYPKQVKIVEVGARDGLQNEVSVATQAKVDLVNALAAAGLKHIEAGAFVSPKWVPQMADSGDVIAGFIRQPGVEISALTPNLKGADMALSHQVDEFAIFTAASEAFTQKNINCSIAQSIERFQGVVDLAQKNNIKVRGYVSCVVGCPYQGEVQSQAVLDVCKQLLALGCYEISLGDTIGVGTPNKVKALLDLLLQHIPADKLAVHFHDTYGQALANIHTALEMGIATVDSAVAGLGGCPYAKGASGNVATEDVVYLLQGLGIDSGIDLERLAKAGWAICEALDKTPTSKVSLALKQTCQS is encoded by the coding sequence ATGGCGGACTACCCAAAGCAGGTCAAAATTGTTGAGGTGGGAGCACGAGACGGCTTGCAAAACGAAGTCAGTGTTGCCACCCAAGCCAAGGTTGATTTAGTCAATGCCCTCGCTGCGGCCGGCCTCAAACATATTGAGGCTGGCGCGTTTGTATCACCTAAGTGGGTGCCACAAATGGCCGACTCCGGCGATGTTATTGCTGGCTTTATTCGTCAACCGGGCGTGGAAATAAGCGCCCTAACCCCCAACTTAAAAGGGGCTGATATGGCACTGTCGCATCAGGTGGATGAATTTGCCATATTCACCGCTGCCAGCGAAGCGTTTACGCAAAAAAACATTAATTGCTCGATTGCACAAAGCATCGAACGCTTTCAGGGCGTGGTTGATCTTGCACAAAAAAACAACATTAAGGTACGTGGGTATGTCAGTTGCGTAGTTGGCTGCCCGTATCAAGGAGAAGTGCAATCGCAAGCCGTTTTAGATGTGTGTAAACAATTGTTGGCACTGGGATGTTATGAAATCAGCCTCGGCGACACCATTGGTGTGGGTACGCCAAATAAAGTCAAGGCGTTATTAGATTTGCTACTACAGCATATCCCAGCGGATAAGCTTGCGGTGCATTTTCATGATACCTATGGTCAGGCCTTAGCGAATATTCATACTGCCCTCGAGATGGGGATTGCCACAGTCGATAGTGCTGTGGCAGGACTTGGCGGCTGCCCCTACGCCAAAGGAGCGTCAGGAAATGTTGCCACTGAGGATGTGGTTTACTTGCTGCAAGGGCTTGGCATTGACAGTGGAATTGATTTAGAAAGGCTAGCAAAAGCAGGATGGGCAATTTGTGAGGCGTTGGATAAAACCCCAACTAGTAAAGTGTCTTTGGCACTGAAGCAAACTTGTCAGTCTTAA
- a CDS encoding carboxyl transferase domain-containing protein, which yields MTVLNSAVNPQDPQFKANSDAMSALVADLKDKVAHLSQGGGEALIARHQGRGKLFVRDRIETLLDEGSPFLEIGQFAAYGVYEQDIPCAGVVAGIGRVQGVECMIVGNDATVKGGTYFPLTVKKHLRAQEIAERCHLPCIYLVDSGGANLPEQDEVFPDKLHFGRIFYNQARMSAKGIPQIAVVMGLCTAGGAYVPAMADESIIVKEQGTIFLAGPPLVKAATGEEVSAEDLGGADVHCKVSGVADHYAENDEHALSIARQCVSRLNHQRPTRPILKDAPAPRYDINEIYGIVGTDLKKPFDVREVIARIVDDSQFDEFKRYFGETLVTGFAEIYGHPVGIVANNGILFSESAQKGAHFIQLCAQRNIPLLFLQNITGFMVGQKYEAEGIAKHGAKMVTAVSCADVPKFTVLIGGSYGAGNYGMCGRAYEPTMMWMWPNARISVMGGEQAAGVLTQVRQDGLARKGQSMSDAEVAEFKKPIVEQYEKQGHPYYASARLWDDGVIDPADTRTVLGLALEAASNAPEQESKFGVFRM from the coding sequence ATGACGGTACTCAATTCTGCGGTTAATCCTCAAGACCCGCAATTTAAAGCCAACAGCGATGCCATGTCAGCGCTGGTGGCTGATTTAAAAGACAAGGTCGCCCACCTTAGCCAAGGGGGCGGAGAAGCCTTAATTGCACGGCATCAAGGTCGCGGCAAGTTGTTTGTTCGTGACCGCATTGAAACTCTCCTTGATGAGGGGTCTCCTTTTCTTGAAATAGGCCAGTTTGCTGCTTATGGCGTATACGAGCAGGATATCCCTTGTGCCGGTGTGGTCGCTGGTATTGGTCGCGTTCAAGGGGTGGAATGCATGATTGTCGGCAACGATGCCACCGTCAAAGGCGGTACTTATTTTCCACTGACAGTGAAAAAACATCTCCGCGCCCAAGAAATTGCCGAGCGCTGCCACCTTCCTTGTATTTATTTGGTCGACTCCGGTGGTGCTAACCTGCCTGAGCAAGACGAAGTGTTCCCCGATAAATTGCATTTTGGGCGAATTTTTTACAACCAAGCGCGTATGTCTGCCAAAGGGATCCCCCAAATAGCAGTGGTGATGGGCTTATGTACTGCCGGTGGCGCCTATGTGCCAGCAATGGCCGATGAGAGTATCATCGTTAAAGAGCAAGGCACTATTTTCTTAGCTGGTCCACCGCTTGTTAAAGCGGCTACTGGGGAAGAAGTATCAGCAGAAGATCTCGGTGGTGCAGACGTTCACTGTAAGGTCTCAGGTGTTGCCGATCACTATGCCGAAAACGACGAGCATGCCCTGTCGATTGCCAGACAATGCGTGTCACGATTAAATCATCAACGCCCTACTCGACCCATTTTAAAAGACGCTCCGGCACCACGTTACGACATCAATGAAATCTATGGCATTGTTGGCACCGATCTGAAAAAGCCATTTGATGTCCGTGAAGTCATTGCTCGAATTGTTGATGATTCGCAGTTTGATGAGTTTAAACGTTACTTTGGCGAGACCTTAGTCACTGGCTTTGCCGAAATTTACGGTCACCCAGTGGGTATTGTTGCCAACAACGGCATCTTATTCTCTGAGTCGGCACAAAAAGGCGCTCACTTCATCCAGTTGTGTGCACAGCGTAATATTCCACTGCTGTTTTTACAAAACATCACTGGCTTTATGGTAGGCCAAAAGTATGAAGCCGAAGGCATCGCCAAGCACGGCGCGAAAATGGTGACCGCGGTTTCTTGTGCCGATGTTCCCAAATTTACTGTCTTGATTGGCGGCTCTTATGGCGCTGGTAACTACGGCATGTGTGGCCGTGCTTACGAGCCCACTATGATGTGGATGTGGCCTAATGCGCGGATCTCAGTGATGGGTGGCGAGCAAGCCGCCGGGGTATTAACGCAAGTGCGCCAAGATGGCTTAGCCCGTAAAGGTCAAAGCATGAGCGACGCCGAAGTGGCTGAATTTAAAAAGCCCATTGTCGAACAATATGAGAAACAAGGCCACCCCTACTATGCCAGTGCACGGCTGTGGGATGACGGCGTAATCGACCCCGCTGACACCCGTACCGTACTTGGACTTGCACTCGAGGCCGCCAGTAATGCCCCCGAGCAAGAGTCTAAGTTTGGCGTCTTTAGAATGTAA